One window from the genome of Calliopsis andreniformis isolate RMS-2024a chromosome 12, iyCalAndr_principal, whole genome shotgun sequence encodes:
- the LOC143185866 gene encoding uncharacterized protein LOC143185866, translating into MAEKCKECGCKCARCTQNDQEHAEMHLHLEIENLRQRLMERDTHIASMETQFLNEADKFPNGELASMKEELLIWQDKYSRLYEAHKRVQKVNQNLEDKLLRIVDKCETEKSAFTKDIATLSHRLADANYTIHRLTQDNEKYRNDVNLAIQLLQCKPANFVGQKYDSLPSEVQAKVRTYVAQKKRSNDSPPDVKSITVPISTFPPTAMVYNVTKPASEKHSDDDSDESKPPVDIVSAAIMAKVLEDREKERIFAKHCDTCTCHRSILTVDAETQTNVQDSFSCNECSMKYAQNVDKYSDNMKTMDKNCQNKETQNSIMHTVYHEANENVNSGKMQYQNNCTKNSQHLSMRDKFLSRNGKSVENAKEDNREYKSMNIKSSLNKKNSMRRNDLQAPSVFQNQSENMTKQAMSQKLGDMCTNSKMNIDKGKQAKLHKKCESQVDSKFNSNYWNRLEKKSSNYSHIVPEDSKPYSDRKEQSHIDIINDRLWKNEWTKLKSETNKKEGKNTDKTNSDIELDIINDRVWKNDRSTHDTQHPTQLTLIEVKNIDNIASQNDSPQTDVATSPSFSSDSMVISTSDPSSSSSDVVHSLTGPYLHGTGNTKSSNQNRVPGPRNCLVRVTPGSKNILLDNAGHYKTVLYTSGSNKANTALVHSKKLSRSGSERSVSTSSEESAPILLHDNNQLQRVAEWVQSSVHMDNSVASYTKLKPVENIMDKSPLTYLNEQPSKSKLFEGARVLHENTQENKCKDVVVDIQDFGEGNLNNDVNNFSIGVNNAEPEKEEKDLISFDVPSEEEKTSPKASNNKMDSTDFDYEVKITKEMEETYLKLAASLDPVTLSLSSTDSADLTIEKYRKDHKRLQRSHEKAGSKM; encoded by the exons GTGTTCAAAAAGTAAATCAAAATCTTGAGGataaattattgaggatagtagacaaATGTGAAACTGAGAAAAGTGCATTTACCAAGGATATTGCAACTTTGTCCCACAGATTAGCAGATGCAAATTATACTATACACCGTTTAACTCAAGATAAT gaaaaatacagaaatgacGTGAATTTGGCAATACAGCTTCTTCAATGTAAACCTGCTAATTTTGTCGGTCAGAAATATGACTCA TTACCTTCTGAAGTACAAGCCAAAGTTAGAACATATGTTGCGCAAAAGAAACGGTCGAACGACTCCCCTCCCGATGTAAAAAGTATTACAGTGCCGATTTCGACCTTTCCCCCAACAGCAATGGTATACAATGTAACTAAGCCAGCAAGTGAAAAACATAGCGACGATGACAGCGACGAGTCCAAGCCACCAGTAGACATTGTCTCGGCTGCGATAATGGCCAAAGTTCTCGAAGATCGGGAGAAGGAAAGAATATTCGCCAAGCATTGTGATACGTGTACTTGTCATAGGAGTATTTTAACTGTTGATGCTGAAACTCAAACCAACGTGCAAGATTCTTTTTCTTGCAACGAATGTAGTATGAAatatgcacaaaacgtagataaGTATTCAGATAATATGAAAACTATGGATAAAAATTGCCAAAATAAGGAaacacaaaattctataatgcACACAGTTTACCACGAAGCGAATGAGAATGTTAATAGCGGAAAAATGCAATATCAGAACAATTGTACAAAGAATAGTCAACATTTAAGTATGAGGGACAAATTTTTAAGTAGGAATGGTAAGAGCGTGGAGAATGCGAAAGAGGATAATCGTGAATATAAAAGCATGAATATAAAAAGTAgtttgaataaaaaaaattcgaTGCGTCGTAACGATTTGCAAGCGCCAAGCGTTTTTCAAAATCAGAGCGAAAATATGACCAAACAAGCTATGTCTCAGAAACTCGGCGACATGTGTACCAACAGTAAAATGAACATCGATAAAGGAAAGCAGGCAAAGTTGCATAAAAAGTGCGAATCGCAAGTCGATAGTAAGTTCAATTCGAATTACTGGAACAGATTAGAAAAGAAGTCCTCTAATTATAGTCACATAGTTCCTGAAGATTCTAAACCCTACTCGGATAGGAAAGAGCAGAGTCACATTGATATTATTAACGATAGACTGTGGAAGAACGAGTGGACGAAGTTGAAGTCGGAAACCAATAAAAAGGAGGGTAAAAATACGGACAAGACCAACAGTGATATTGAACTTGATATTATTAATGATAGAGTTTGGAAGAACGATAGATCTACGCACGATACTCAGCACCCCACACAACTGACACTAATAGAAGTGAAAAACATCGACAACATCGCGAGTCAAAATGATTCTCCGCAGACAGATGTGGCCACTAGTCCAAGTTTTAGCagcgatagcatggtaatctccACGTCTGATCCTTCTAGCAGCTCCAGTGACGTCGTTCACTCGCTCACTGGGCCGTACTTGCACGGCACTGGCAACACGAAGTCGAGCAATCAAAATCGAGTACCTGGTCCAAGAAACTGTCTCGTGAGAGTCACACCTGGTTCGAAGAACATTCTTCTAGACAACGCTGGCCATTACAAAACTGTATTATACACTAGCGGAAGCAACAAAGCTAATACTGCCTTGGTGCACTCGAAGAAATTGTCTCGATCTGGATCTGAGAGGTCAGTTTCGACCAGCAGCGAAGAAAGTGCTCCGATCTTATTGCACGACAATAACCAGTTGCAGAGAGTGGCTGAATGGGTTCAGTCGTCCGTGCATATGGACAATTCTGTGGCCAGTTATACGAAATTAAAACCTGTCGAGAATATAATGGACAAAAGTCCATTGACATATTTAAACGAGCAGCCAAGCAAATCGAAGTTGTTCGAAGGCGCGCGGGTGTTGCACgaaaatactcaagagaataaatGTAAAGACGTGGTGGTGGACATCCAGGATTTTGGCGAGGGGAATTTAAATAACgatgtaaataatttttcaatcgGTGTAAATAACGCGGAGCCAGAGAAGGAAGAGAAAGATTTGATATCTTTCGACGTCCCAAGCGAAGAGGAGAAAACCTCGCCTAAAGCTTCCAATAACAAGATGGACAGCACGGATTTTGATTACGAAGTCAAAATCACTAAAGAGATGGAAGAAACGTACCTAAAGCTCGCCGCGAGCCTAGATCCTGTTACGTTAAGTCTGTCTAGCACAGACAGCGCGGATCTGACGATCGAGAAATATAGGAAAGACCACAAAAGACTTCAAAGGAGCCACGAGAAGGCGGGATCAAAGATGTAA
- the Stum gene encoding mechanosensory transduction mediator stumble — MRRIDDGHVQRPPPFRVLAAPDGNYLAPPTMPPPPPRAPEPYKIAPSSTSSSRAHRRSSFVIIADSRPVSPDARSPSPTLATGRTSPFRGRGFKGPPPRSRSRPQSPDGERRRARTDRRVSVSQQSSPRRSLIPQPTRQRSTSLSKSNERLSSPKLGRRVDSRTRLNTTDSRNRMNSYGNSNSTTNLASRRQVIKTPSKLSPIQGTPTKPEKTPQFVKRDRSKDPTRTPSTKLQKVSSSPTKNAWNAKKATQGKTSTPGKAPGKTPSKERVTSPSKIPLKTNRVSSNTLNPARFITIPSQPEKSKKASDRGSKDSNTGNGQVNGSSQSGKQTDAGSKESQSAEKNSSSGDGVSNLDLIGLLKQTSGATGTSSVVTTTAATAVQPLHIDANLDKDASDKRNPSEKAKSQSDPVTNKSSSSPNDDSATRQMQNSQTAGDERSGNPQSSKTSKPTNYTRPKGGTDSRTDSPIPTETTGHSKNNSISQSVKNFGKVNGTTSNTGSANQRSSRNQNAMNDQSTKNSKPSDQKIEDPGSVQPVPATNPTKPNEAEPVNDSIKNSPSLEPQKPGASISNTTLKQEDVKTVSKSASDTKTAANMTGSMANNIVADQSSTSAKTNNVTTMVGAVNDSKTVNSAGVKRPDNHGSGTSVKSSTAMSVGSVGSVRSTDTGVSVDTVRGVSSPREKTGMHVVKRPQEIETLSGNVVHLEQNGDPAVLAAANGVGERPPEKFLARWKRSLSRCCECCPRMRCLACRTDPKGLPWPRNNTRTTFVANRNETGQQPAARDAAPAGCWPKFKNRCRCKRLREIRCCSRRSRIAPAEATTCCPPERRFGAICRRLFGNCKCRRSAEAERTRSIRAKHSLTSVAPPPLSEEPKAKIPDVLVEHNSLMRGAIPCLPVPLAWFCLVWNVLLPGSGTVWSGIFNLCTGQPRFSAVAGLKSRLGSFVVNLVVGVGQLFTVLFCLVGWGWSIWWGVTLVRLARKYKRFKASEAAINDPEARGGDGAPLPPGVPSQALRGVERGR; from the exons ATGAGGCGGATCGACGACGGCCATGTTCAACGACCGCCTCCGTTCAGGGTGCTCGCGGCACCCGACGGGAACTACCTGGCACCCCCGACGATGCCGCCACCCCCGCCGCGTGCACCCGAGCCCTACAAGATCGCACCCTCCTCAACGTCGTCCTCTAGGGCGCATCGACGTTCTAGCTTCGTTATCATCGCGGACTCGAGGCCAGTTTCCCCGGACGCGAGGAGCCCTTCACCGACGTTGGCCACTGGCAGAACGTCGCCCTTCCGTGGCAGAGGGTTCAAGGGACCGCCACCTCGGTCCAGATCGAGGCCTCAGTCCCCGGATGGGGAACGTAGGAGAGCCAGAACCGATCGGAGAG TTTCAGTATCGCAACAGAGTAGTCCAAGGAGGAGCCTGATACCCCAGCCAACACGACAGCGCTCGACGTCCCTCAGTAAATCGAATGAGCGCCTCTCTTCCCCGAAGCTGGGTCGTCGAGTGGATTCACGGACCCGCTTGAACACCACAGACTCGAGGAATCGTATGAATTCTTATGGAAACAGTAACAGCACCACGAATCTCGCTTCTCGTCGACAAGTGATCAAGACACCCAGCAAACTTTCGCCCATTCAGGGAACACCAACGAAGCCTGAAAAGACTCCCCAGTTCGTGAAGAGAGATCGTTCCAAGGATCCAACGAGGACACCATCAACGAAGCTACAAAAGGTCTCTTCATCTCCAACGAAGAATGCCTGGAACGCAAAGAAGGCGACCCAAGgaaagacttcaacgccagggaAGGCGCCAGGGAAGACGCCAAGCAAGGAACGCGTGACTTCTCCATCGAAAATCCCCCTAAAGACTAACAGGGTTAGTTCCAATACTCTGAATCCAGCTAGGTTCATTACTATTCCCAGTCAACCTGAGAAAAGTAAAAAGGCAAGTGACAGAGGGTCCAAAGACAGTAATACAGGAAATGGACAAGTGAATGGTTCTAGCCAAAGTGGAAAGCAGACGGATGCAGGCTCAAAGGAGTCCCAATCTGCCGAAAAGAACTCTTCCAGCGGCGATGGGGTTAGTAACCTGGATCTGATAGGCCTTCTGAAGCAAACGTCAGGTGCCACTGGCACGTCCAGCGTGGTGACCACGACAGCGGCTACAGCTGTACAGCCGCTGCACATCGACGCTAACTTGGACAAAGATGCTTCTGACAAGAGGAACCCTTCTGAAAAGGCGAAGAGTCAGTCGGACCCTGTCACCAACAAATCTTCCAGCTCGCCGAACGATGACTCTGCTACGAGACAAATGCAGAACTCCCAAACTGCTGGCGATGAGCGTTCAGGAAATCCTCAAAGCTCCAAGACCAGCAAACCTACCAACTACACTCGACCTAAAGGTGGAACAGACAGTAGGACAGATTCACCGATACCTACAGAAACTACTGGACACTCGAAGAACAACAGTATCAGTCAGTCAGTGAAGAACTTCGGCAAAGTGAATGGCACTACCAGCAACACTGGCTCGGCTAACCAGAGATCCAGCAGGAATCAGAATGCAATGAACGATCAATCCACGAAGAATTCCAAGCCGAGTGATCAGAAGATCGAGGACCCAGGCTCAGTGCAACCTGTCCCAGCGACGAATCCAACTAAACCTAACGAAGCTGAACCTGTAAACGATTCTATCAAAAATTCTCCCAGTTTAGAACCACAGAAGCCTGGTGCCTCGATCTCAAATACCACTCTAAAGCAAGAGGACGTGAAAACTGTTTCAAAATCTGCCTCAGACACAAAGACTGCTGCTAATATGACTGGAAGTATGGCGAATAATATAGTCGCCGACCAGTCATCGACATCCGCGAAAACGAACAATGTGACAACGATGGTTGGTGCAGTGAACGACTCTAAAACCGTGAacagcgctggagtgaaacggcCTGATAATCACGGAAGTGGTACGTCTGTGAAATCGTCAACAGCGATGTCTGTTGGGTCGGTGGGGAGCGTGCGATCCACAGACACGGGGGTGAGCGTGGACACTGTCAGGGGTGTGTCCTCGCCGAGGGAGAAAACTGGTATGCACGTGGTGAAACGGCCCCAGGAGATCGAGACCCTAAGCGGGAACGTGGTGCACCTGGAGCAGAACGGCGATCCAGC GGTGCTAGCAGCTGCGAACGGCGTTGGTGAACGGCCACCTGAGAAGTTTCTCGCTCGCTGGAAGAGGTCCTTGAGTCGTTGCTGCGAGTGCTGCCCCAGGATGAGGTGTCTCGCTTGTCGAACTGACCCCAAGGGACTCCCTTGGCCCAGGAACAATACCAGGACCACGTTCGTGGCGAACAGGAACGAGACTGGTCAACAGCCAGCGGCGAGGGACGCTGCACCTGCTGGCTGTTGGCCTAAATTCAAGAACAGATGCAG GTGCAAGAGGCTCAGGGAAATCAGATGTTGCTcaagaagatcgaggatcgcgcCAGCTGAGGCCACAACTTGCTGTCCCCCTGAGAGGAGATTCGGCGCGATTTGCAGGCGGCTGTTCGGCAACTGCAAATGCAGGAGGAGCGCTGAAGCGGAACGCACAAGAAGCATACGTGCCAAGCACAGTCTTACCAGCGTAGCGCCACCCCCTTTATCTGAG GAACCAAAGGCTAAGATACCAGATGTCCTGGTGGAGCACAATTCCTTAATGCGTGGCGCTATCCCTTGTCTACCAGTTCCTCTTGCCTGGTTTTGTCTAGTGTGGAACGTCCTACTGCCTGGTTCTG GTACCGTCTGGAGTGGAATTTTCAACTTGTGCACAGGCCAGCCGAGATTTTCAGCAGTAGCTGGACTGAAATCGAGGCTGGGTTCTTTCGTAGTGAACCTGGTGGTTGGGGTGGGTCAATTATTCACCGTTTTATTCTGCCTGGTTGGGTGGGGCTGGAGCATTTGGTGGGGCGTCACTTTGGTCCGTTTAGCTA GGAAATACAAGCGGTTCAAGGCGTCTGAAGCGGCCATCAATGACCCAGAAGCCAGGGGAGGAGATGGAGCTCCTTTGCCTCCTGGAGTGCCGAGTCAGGCTCTAAGGGGGGTGGAACGAGGGCGATAA